Proteins encoded by one window of Cylindrospermum stagnale PCC 7417:
- a CDS encoding pentapeptide repeat-containing protein — protein sequence MKLKLLAAIALVTPLFLIGSVKAENNQDLQKLLSTGECTRCNLSGVNLSGAHLIGADLRGANLKGANLTYANLEGADLTDANLAGANLTSAYVTNVNLKKANLNGVNFTRATIHDSNVYKASMDDLNLTDAGIFNTGIGIGGEDGEMPDWD from the coding sequence ATGAAACTCAAGCTATTAGCTGCTATAGCCTTAGTAACTCCCCTATTTTTGATCGGCTCAGTTAAAGCTGAGAACAATCAGGACTTACAAAAGTTGTTGTCAACTGGGGAATGTACTCGGTGCAATCTATCAGGAGTCAACCTCAGTGGTGCTCATTTAATTGGTGCTGACTTGCGAGGTGCAAATCTCAAAGGCGCTAACCTAACATACGCTAACCTCGAAGGTGCTGACCTAACTGATGCCAACTTAGCGGGTGCTAACTTAACATCAGCTTATGTAACTAATGTGAATTTAAAGAAAGCCAATCTCAACGGGGTAAATTTTACCCGCGCGACGATTCACGATTCCAATGTGTATAAGGCATCAATGGATGATCTCAACCTCACTGATGCTGGGATATTTAACACCGGAATCGGTATTGGTGGAGAAGATGGAGAAATGCCTGATTGGGATTAG
- the metK gene encoding methionine adenosyltransferase codes for MSRRYLFTSESVTEGHPDKICDQISDTILDTLLAQDPSSRVAAEVVVNTGLVLITGEITTKANVNYVHLARKKIAEIGYTNADNGFSANSASVLVALDEQSPDIAQGVNTAQETRAEDSEQLFDKIGAGDQGIMFGFACNETPELMPLPISLAHRIARRLAAVRKTGDLPYLRPDGKTQVTVAYEDGRPVGIDTILISTQHAADIGEITDEAAVQAKIKQDLWSAVVEPVFEDIDIKPNQETRFLVNPTGKFVIGGPQGDSGLTGRKIIVDTYGGYSRHGGGAFSGKDPTKVDRSAAYAARYVAKNIIAAGLAEKVEIQLSYAIGVARPTSILVDTFGTGKVDEEILLELIKQNFELRPAGIIHAFDLRNLPSTRGGRFYQDVAAYGHFGRTDLDLPWERTDKADVLKQAVNQTLSAVAAQALS; via the coding sequence TTGTCCCGTCGCTATTTATTCACCTCCGAGTCAGTCACCGAAGGTCATCCAGATAAAATCTGCGATCAGATTTCTGATACCATTCTCGATACCTTACTGGCACAAGACCCCAGCAGCCGCGTTGCTGCTGAAGTAGTTGTTAATACTGGTTTAGTGCTAATTACGGGTGAAATTACCACCAAAGCCAATGTGAATTACGTCCATCTCGCCCGCAAGAAAATCGCGGAAATTGGCTATACCAATGCCGATAACGGATTTTCTGCCAACAGCGCTAGCGTTCTGGTAGCTTTGGATGAACAATCACCTGACATTGCCCAGGGTGTGAACACCGCCCAAGAAACCCGCGCCGAAGATAGTGAACAACTATTCGATAAAATCGGTGCAGGTGACCAAGGGATCATGTTTGGCTTTGCCTGCAACGAAACACCAGAACTGATGCCCTTACCCATCAGTCTCGCCCACCGCATTGCGCGTCGACTAGCCGCAGTTCGCAAAACAGGTGATTTACCATACTTGCGCCCTGATGGCAAAACCCAAGTCACCGTAGCCTACGAAGATGGACGCCCTGTAGGCATTGATACAATCTTGATTTCTACCCAACACGCAGCCGACATTGGGGAAATTACCGATGAGGCAGCGGTGCAAGCCAAGATTAAACAAGACCTCTGGTCAGCGGTGGTCGAACCTGTTTTTGAAGACATTGACATTAAGCCGAATCAGGAAACACGTTTTTTAGTGAATCCCACCGGCAAATTTGTCATTGGTGGACCCCAAGGTGACTCTGGTCTCACAGGACGGAAAATTATTGTGGATACCTACGGTGGCTATTCACGACATGGCGGCGGCGCTTTCTCAGGTAAAGACCCCACCAAGGTAGACCGTTCTGCTGCTTACGCTGCTCGCTATGTGGCGAAAAATATTATCGCTGCTGGGTTGGCAGAAAAAGTTGAAATCCAGCTATCTTATGCTATCGGTGTAGCGCGACCAACCAGCATTTTGGTAGATACCTTTGGTACTGGCAAAGTGGATGAAGAAATCTTGCTGGAATTAATCAAACAGAACTTTGAACTGCGTCCAGCGGGAATTATCCATGCCTTCGATTTACGCAACCTACCAAGTACACGAGGCGGACGTTTTTATCAGGACGTCGCGGCTTACGGTCATTTTGGCAGGACTGATTTAGACTTACCTTGGGAGCGCACTGATAAAGCAGATGTGCTGAAGCAAGCAGTCAACCAGACACTGTCGGCAGTGGCTGCTCAGGCGTTAAGTTAA
- a CDS encoding PIN domain-containing protein, producing MNMRDLFPGYYQPTEEEFAELWKECIFSFDTNVLLHIYRYSPKTRERLFDILQKLQERIWIPHQVAYEIHKNRLTVISYQSGAYKEIQTILDKNLSIGTLKEQLFKNYKRHPFIDVNQVIESIERVIKKVVDDLQTTKQAHPNFLKNDELWDKLIDIINGKIGQPNSKDRLKDIYKDSEQRFKDLTPPGYEDANDKKAPDKYGDVVLWRQLIDYAKSERKPIIFVTDDDKEDWWLKHDRKIISPRPELVQEMLTEADVKFYMYSSDRFLDYAQEFLNLSEQPDVIEEAREIRIQDAELQTHIFEEKKPRDLKLSVKRVALRVKLRQIDEDRSYLLKYKQEIEYLKLSGADTTKLEFDNEEALTLLDKEYHIYQNRLAKLEDVREV from the coding sequence ATGAATATGCGTGACTTATTCCCTGGTTATTATCAACCCACAGAGGAAGAGTTTGCTGAACTTTGGAAAGAATGTATTTTTTCATTCGACACAAATGTTTTACTTCATATATATCGTTACTCTCCTAAAACAAGAGAAAGATTGTTTGACATTCTACAAAAGCTTCAGGAAAGAATTTGGATTCCTCATCAGGTAGCTTACGAGATTCATAAGAATCGCTTAACCGTGATATCTTATCAGTCAGGAGCTTACAAAGAAATCCAAACTATTCTAGATAAGAATCTAAGTATAGGAACCTTGAAAGAGCAGTTATTCAAAAATTACAAAAGACATCCTTTTATTGATGTAAACCAAGTTATAGAATCTATTGAGCGAGTAATTAAAAAAGTTGTAGATGATTTGCAAACTACGAAGCAAGCACATCCAAATTTTCTCAAAAACGATGAATTGTGGGATAAATTAATAGACATCATAAATGGTAAAATTGGTCAACCAAATAGCAAAGATAGATTAAAAGATATTTATAAAGATTCTGAACAAAGATTTAAAGATTTAACACCTCCAGGATATGAGGATGCTAATGACAAAAAAGCACCTGATAAATATGGTGATGTTGTGCTTTGGCGACAATTAATTGATTATGCCAAATCTGAGAGAAAACCTATAATCTTTGTGACAGACGACGACAAAGAAGACTGGTGGCTAAAACATGATAGAAAAATCATTAGTCCCAGACCAGAGCTAGTACAAGAAATGCTAACTGAAGCTGACGTTAAATTCTATATGTACTCATCTGATAGATTTTTAGATTATGCTCAGGAGTTTCTAAATCTTTCAGAACAGCCAGACGTAATTGAGGAAGCTAGAGAAATTAGGATACAGGATGCAGAATTACAAACACATATTTTTGAAGAAAAAAAGCCGCGTGATCTAAAATTATCGGTCAAAAGAGTAGCTTTACGCGTAAAATTGAGACAGATTGATGAAGATCGAAGTTATCTCCTAAAATATAAGCAAGAAATAGAATATTTAAAATTGTCTGGTGCTGACACCACAAAATTAGAGTTTGATAACGAAGAAGCACTAACTCTCTTGGATAAGGAATACCACATATATCAAAATAGGTTAGCAAAATTAGAGGATGTCCGAGAAGTATAA
- a CDS encoding phosphoribulokinase, translating to MTIKPERVVLIGVAGDSGCGKSTFLRRLIDLFGEDLMTVICLDDYHCLDRKQRKETGITALDPRANNFDLMYEQIKALKEGQGIDKPIYNHETGLLDPPERVEPNHIIVVEGLHPLYDERVRSLIDFSVYFDISDEVKIAWKIQRDMAERGHRYEDVLAQINSRKPDFEKFIEPQREFADVVLQVLPTNLIKNDTERKVLRVRMLQREGKEGFDPTYLFDEGSTIQWTPCGRKLTCSYPGMQLYYGSDVYYGRYVSVLEVDGQFDDLEEVIYIETHLSKTSTKYQGEMTHLLLQHREYPGSNNGTGLFQVLTGLKMRAAYEQLTAKEAKLAVQV from the coding sequence ATGACCATTAAGCCGGAACGCGTGGTACTGATTGGAGTAGCTGGAGACTCTGGATGCGGTAAATCTACTTTTTTGCGTCGTTTGATAGATTTGTTTGGTGAAGATTTAATGACAGTTATCTGTTTAGATGACTATCATTGCCTGGATCGCAAACAGCGCAAAGAAACTGGGATAACCGCACTAGACCCTAGGGCGAACAACTTTGACCTGATGTATGAGCAAATCAAAGCGCTTAAGGAAGGTCAAGGGATTGATAAGCCGATTTACAACCACGAAACCGGCTTGCTCGATCCGCCAGAGCGGGTGGAGCCGAACCACATTATAGTGGTTGAGGGGCTGCATCCGTTATATGATGAGCGGGTGCGATCGCTAATCGATTTCAGCGTTTATTTCGACATTAGCGATGAAGTCAAAATCGCCTGGAAAATCCAGCGAGATATGGCTGAAAGGGGACATCGCTACGAAGATGTCTTAGCTCAAATCAATTCCCGTAAACCTGACTTTGAAAAGTTTATCGAACCACAAAGAGAATTTGCCGATGTGGTTCTCCAAGTGTTACCCACAAACTTGATCAAAAACGACACAGAGCGCAAAGTTTTGCGGGTACGTATGCTCCAGCGGGAAGGTAAGGAAGGCTTTGATCCAACCTACCTCTTTGATGAAGGATCAACAATTCAGTGGACTCCCTGCGGACGTAAACTCACTTGTTCCTATCCTGGTATGCAACTGTATTACGGCTCAGATGTTTACTACGGACGCTACGTCTCTGTATTAGAAGTAGATGGTCAATTTGACGATCTGGAAGAAGTAATTTACATCGAAACCCATCTCAGCAAGACATCCACCAAGTATCAAGGTGAGATGACTCACTTGCTACTCCAGCACCGTGAGTATCCAGGTTCCAATAATGGTACCGGTTTGTTCCAAGTGCTGACAGGTTTGAAAATGCGTGCTGCTTATGAGCAGTTGACGGCTAAGGAAGCAAAACTGGCGGTTCAAGTTTAA
- a CDS encoding alpha/beta fold hydrolase, whose protein sequence is MSVIETSWTHAYITTNGVKLHYVTQGEGPLMLMLHGFPEFWYSWRHQIPEFAKNFQVVALDLRGYNDSHKPKEQSAYVMAESIKDVQGIIQGLGYETCILVGHDWGGAIAWNFAYAHPDMVEKLIILNLPHPAKFAEGLRTPQQLLRSSYIFLFQLPLLPELLLQAADYAPIANAIQGTAVNKSAFTPADIDAYKDAAGKRGALTAMLNYYRNIFQSPTPKKTWSVLEVPTLLIWGEKDAALGKELTYGTAAYVRDFQIKYIANSGHWVQQEQPELVTQYMREFLSV, encoded by the coding sequence ATGTCTGTCATCGAAACATCTTGGACACACGCATACATCACAACCAACGGCGTAAAACTGCATTACGTCACCCAAGGAGAAGGTCCATTAATGCTGATGTTGCATGGGTTCCCTGAATTTTGGTACTCTTGGCGGCATCAAATACCAGAATTTGCCAAAAATTTTCAAGTCGTCGCTCTTGATTTACGCGGCTACAACGATAGTCATAAGCCAAAAGAACAATCAGCTTATGTAATGGCTGAATCAATCAAAGACGTTCAAGGAATAATTCAAGGGCTAGGATACGAAACCTGTATTTTAGTTGGACATGACTGGGGCGGTGCGATCGCTTGGAATTTTGCCTACGCCCATCCCGACATGGTAGAAAAACTAATTATTCTCAACCTCCCCCATCCAGCCAAATTCGCCGAAGGCTTACGCACTCCCCAACAACTGCTACGCAGCAGCTATATCTTCCTATTTCAACTACCGTTGCTACCAGAATTACTTCTACAAGCTGCCGACTATGCCCCAATTGCCAATGCTATTCAAGGTACAGCAGTTAATAAAAGCGCTTTTACCCCAGCAGACATTGACGCCTATAAAGATGCCGCAGGCAAACGTGGTGCCCTCACAGCCATGTTGAACTATTACCGCAACATTTTTCAGTCGCCAACACCAAAGAAAACTTGGAGTGTCCTAGAAGTGCCCACCCTATTGATTTGGGGCGAAAAGGATGCTGCACTCGGCAAGGAACTTACTTACGGCACTGCCGCCTACGTCCGAGACTTCCAAATTAAGTATATTGCCAATTCTGGCCATTGGGTGCAGCAAGAACAGCCTGAGTTAGTCACACAGTATATGCGGGAATTTCTCTCGGTTTAA
- a CDS encoding homoserine dehydrogenase, translated as MGVKLGILGLGTVGTGTVQLLQDREGRHPLLQEIEIYRVGVRSLDRPRAVELPPSVLTTDLEAIVNDPAVDIVVEVMGGLEPARSLILKAISNGKHVVTANKAAIARFGAEIFTAANQAGVYVMLEAAVGGGIPVIQPLKQSLSVNRIHAVTGIVNGTTNYILTRMQTEGSNFSDVLADAQRLGYAEADPTADVDGLDAGDKIAILASLAFGGRIHLEDVYCEGIRQVSKTDIAYAEKLGFVIKLLAIAKRVLAPNLPGGKVAPVLSEPGDGFATNPSGLTRTIAKRQTNDHSQLSVRVHPTLVPQAHPLASINGVYNAILVEGEPIGQVMFFGPGAGAGATASAVSSDILNLVATLKTSTTNPNPLLTCGHDDYAQIAPIAELVTRFYARFLTKDQPSVIGNLGTCFGKHGVSLESVVQTGVHGELAEIVVVTHDVKEGDFRQALAEIRNLEAIDSIPSLLRVL; from the coding sequence GTGGGTGTGAAACTAGGAATACTAGGGTTAGGTACTGTAGGGACGGGCACAGTGCAACTGTTGCAAGACCGGGAGGGGCGTCACCCGTTGTTGCAGGAGATAGAAATATATCGGGTGGGAGTGCGATCGCTAGATCGACCCCGTGCAGTCGAATTGCCACCGTCCGTTTTAACTACAGATTTAGAAGCGATCGTCAACGATCCAGCGGTGGATATAGTGGTTGAGGTGATGGGTGGACTAGAACCAGCGCGATCGCTAATTCTCAAAGCCATCAGCAATGGTAAGCACGTAGTTACCGCCAATAAAGCGGCGATCGCCCGTTTTGGTGCAGAAATCTTTACAGCTGCCAATCAAGCCGGGGTATACGTCATGTTAGAAGCCGCCGTTGGTGGTGGTATTCCCGTGATTCAACCCCTGAAACAGTCTTTAAGTGTTAACCGCATTCATGCCGTGACTGGCATCGTTAACGGTACAACTAATTACATCCTGACGCGGATGCAAACAGAAGGTAGCAACTTCAGCGATGTTTTAGCAGATGCCCAACGATTGGGTTACGCTGAAGCAGACCCGACTGCTGATGTCGATGGCTTAGACGCAGGCGATAAAATTGCCATCCTCGCCTCCTTAGCCTTTGGTGGACGCATCCACCTAGAAGATGTTTATTGCGAGGGAATTCGCCAAGTTAGCAAAACAGATATTGCTTATGCCGAAAAATTGGGCTTTGTGATTAAATTATTAGCGATCGCAAAGCGCGTCCTAGCCCCCAACCTTCCCGGAGGGAAGGTTGCCCCGGTTCTTTCAGAACCGGGGGACGGGTTCGCAACGAACCCGTCGGGGCTGACACGGACGATCGCCAAACGCCAAACTAACGATCACTCCCAGCTGTCAGTCAGAGTTCATCCCACCTTAGTACCCCAAGCCCACCCATTAGCTAGCATTAACGGCGTTTATAATGCCATTCTTGTGGAAGGGGAACCCATTGGGCAGGTAATGTTTTTCGGTCCCGGTGCTGGTGCGGGGGCAACTGCCAGCGCTGTATCATCAGATATCTTAAATCTCGTTGCTACCCTGAAAACCAGTACAACCAACCCAAACCCCCTATTAACCTGTGGGCATGATGATTACGCTCAAATTGCCCCAATTGCAGAACTCGTAACTCGATTTTATGCCCGTTTCTTGACTAAAGACCAACCCAGCGTCATCGGCAACCTGGGTACTTGCTTTGGCAAGCATGGCGTTAGCTTAGAGTCAGTTGTGCAAACTGGTGTTCATGGAGAATTAGCAGAGATTGTGGTTGTTACCCATGATGTCAAAGAAGGGGATTTTCGGCAGGCCCTGGCGGAAATTCGGAATCTGGAAGCAATAGACAGCATTCCCAGCTTATTGCGGGTGCTGTAA
- the petH gene encoding ferredoxin--NADP reductase → MYNQGAVEGAANTELGSRMFVYEVVGLRQNEETDQTNYPIRKSGSVFIRVPYNRMNQEMRRITRLGGKIVSIQPITDLQQVNGKASLGNANSEVSESAISGETANSEVSESAISGSTANNEVSESAISGETANSEGNGKATPVNANSEVKGFAKQPAEEQLKKKDKKGNTMTQAKAKKDAHADVPVNIYRPNAPYIGKVISNEPLVKEGGIGIVQHIKFDISGGDLRYLEGQSIGIIPPGLDKNGKPEKLRLYSIASTRHGDDVDDKTISLCVRQLEYKHPETGETVYGVCSTHLCFLPPGSDVKITGPVGKEMLLPSDPEANVIMLATGTGIAPMRTYLWRMFNDAEKAANPEYQFKGFSWLIFGVPTTPNLLYKEELEEIQQKYPENFRLTAAISREQKNPQGGRMYIQDRVAEHADELWKLIKEEKTHTYICGLRGMEEGIDAALTTAAAKEGVTWSDYQKDLKKAGRWHVETY, encoded by the coding sequence ATGTACAATCAAGGTGCTGTTGAAGGTGCTGCCAACACAGAATTAGGTAGCCGCATGTTCGTCTACGAAGTGGTGGGTCTGCGTCAGAACGAAGAAACTGATCAAACGAACTACCCAATTCGTAAAAGTGGCAGTGTGTTCATCAGAGTTCCTTACAACCGCATGAATCAAGAAATGCGACGTATCACTCGCCTAGGCGGCAAAATTGTTAGTATTCAGCCCATAACAGATCTACAGCAAGTCAATGGTAAAGCCTCGTTAGGGAACGCTAACAGTGAAGTCAGCGAGTCAGCCATATCTGGGGAAACTGCTAACAGCGAAGTCAGCGAGTCAGCCATATCAGGCTCGACGGCTAACAACGAAGTCAGCGAGTCAGCCATATCTGGGGAAACTGCTAACAGTGAAGGGAATGGTAAAGCCACACCTGTGAACGCTAATAGTGAAGTCAAAGGCTTCGCTAAACAACCAGCTGAAGAACAGCTCAAGAAGAAGGATAAAAAAGGCAACACCATGACTCAAGCGAAAGCTAAAAAAGACGCTCACGCTGACGTTCCTGTTAACATTTACCGTCCCAACGCTCCGTATATTGGTAAGGTAATTTCTAACGAACCGTTAGTCAAAGAAGGCGGGATTGGTATTGTTCAGCACATCAAGTTTGATATTTCTGGCGGGGATTTGAGGTATCTTGAAGGTCAAAGTATCGGCATTATTCCGCCAGGTTTGGACAAGAATGGCAAACCAGAAAAACTCAGACTGTATTCCATCGCCTCAACCCGTCATGGCGATGACGTAGATGACAAGACAATCTCACTTTGCGTCCGTCAGTTGGAGTACAAGCACCCGGAAACTGGCGAAACAGTCTACGGTGTTTGCTCTACGCACCTGTGTTTCCTCCCACCAGGGTCAGATGTAAAAATCACTGGGCCAGTGGGTAAGGAAATGCTGTTACCCAGCGATCCTGAAGCCAATGTGATCATGTTAGCAACTGGAACAGGTATCGCTCCCATGCGGACTTACCTGTGGCGGATGTTTAATGATGCTGAAAAAGCAGCTAACCCAGAATATCAGTTCAAGGGATTCTCTTGGCTGATTTTTGGTGTGCCTACAACTCCAAACCTCCTATATAAGGAAGAACTGGAAGAAATCCAACAGAAGTATCCAGAAAACTTCCGCCTCACTGCTGCCATCAGCCGGGAACAAAAAAATCCCCAAGGTGGCAGAATGTATATCCAAGACCGCGTGGCAGAACACGCAGATGAACTGTGGAAATTGATTAAAGAAGAAAAAACCCACACTTACATCTGCGGTCTGCGGGGTATGGAAGAAGGCATCGACGCAGCTTTGACAACTGCTGCGGCGAAGGAAGGAGTAACCTGGAGTGATTACCAGAAGGATCTCAAGAAAGCTGGCCGCTGGCACGTAGAAACATACTAA
- a CDS encoding DUF2358 domain-containing protein — MKSQLQVEQVIHVLKQDLPTLFEQDISYDIYSKDIFFQDPVNKFKYKFNYRIIFWTLRFHARLFFTQIFFDVHEVSQSAADTILAKWTVRGVLRVPWKARLFFNGYSTYKFNSDNLIYEHVDVWDRKPGEILAQFWQRGDDI; from the coding sequence ATGAAATCACAATTGCAGGTGGAACAGGTAATTCATGTTCTCAAACAAGATTTACCAACTCTTTTTGAGCAAGATATTTCTTATGATATCTATTCAAAGGATATCTTTTTTCAAGATCCGGTGAATAAGTTTAAATATAAGTTTAACTATCGCATTATATTTTGGACTTTGCGTTTTCATGCACGGCTGTTTTTTACGCAAATTTTCTTTGATGTCCATGAGGTATCTCAGTCAGCGGCAGATACGATTTTAGCGAAGTGGACTGTGCGGGGTGTTTTGCGTGTTCCCTGGAAGGCGCGGTTGTTTTTTAATGGTTACTCGACTTATAAGTTTAATTCGGATAATTTGATATATGAGCATGTTGATGTTTGGGATAGGAAACCGGGGGAGATTTTAGCTCAGTTTTGGCAAAGGGGGGATGATATTTAG